One Phaseolus vulgaris cultivar G19833 chromosome 11, P. vulgaris v2.0, whole genome shotgun sequence genomic window carries:
- the LOC137818274 gene encoding protein PAT1 homolog, which translates to MAGFGAAATTTRDHRPLGHTSKEGEVFDASQYAFFGKNVAEEVELGGLEDQDEYKAMLAVEFNEEDLFLNKEEAEDIRSLSDIDDLTTTFLKLNKVVTGPRSPGVIGERGSRENSSASEWSQRDDIPYWFDQHSYDSEGQGSQDGNRWSSHPHSSVAQLHDSKPLYRTSSYPEQQRQLQHQLQHCSSEPVPNWFDQHFYDSENTEDGNRWSSHPHSSTAQLQESKTLYRTSSYPDKRQELTRFSSEPILAPKSSFTSYPPPGGRSQQSSPNHSTGHLNIPFHAGGAHVALPSQNRSHYFNSALQLSGSKHESHFSGNVRPFTTGSPLNYRMQNPWVNQSGLYSGDHPNLSSMLQQQLHHQSGSLSPHLLTQLQQQQQHRLLHPIQKSGRYMSGFQSHLFNPQLCSGSSMVSKYDHMLGLADTREHRPKSTNKGKQSHRFLQQGSDASSQKNESGSVQFRSKYMTSDEIESILRMQQAVTHCNDPYLDDYYHQACLAKKAGAKLKHSFSPTQIKELPPRARANLDSHGFLQVDTLGRVSFLSIRRPQALLEVESSNSSTSGSSERNISEKPLEQEPLFAARVTIEDGLCLLLDVEDIDRFLQCNQLQDGGAQLRRRRKVLLEGLATSLQLVDPLGKNGNKVGLGAKDDVVFLRLVSIPKGRKLISKYLQLLVSGSELMRIVCMTIFRHLRFLFGSLPSEPEAAMTTSDLSKIVCKCVQGMDLGALGACLAAVVCSSEQPPLRPLGSTAGDGASLILVSVLERATELLTDPHGGCSYIANRSFWQASFDEFFGLLTMYCMNKYQSIMQSLLVQGTPNVSVIGSDAAKAISREMPVELLRVSLPHTNDHQRKLLLDFAQRSVPVVGFNNYTGSSGGHVNSETVLS; encoded by the exons ATGGCTGGGTTTGGTGCCGCTGCTACCACCACCCGTGATCACAGACCATTGGGACACACTTCCAAAG AAGGTGAAGTATTTGATGCATCACAGTATGCATTCTTTGGTAAAAATGTTGCTGAGGAAGTTGAGTTGGGGGGGTTAGAAGATCAGGATGAGTATAAGGCCATGCTTGCTGTGGAGTTCAACGAGGAAGATTTATTTCTCAATAAAGAAGAG GCAGAGGATATAAGATCACTTTCTGATATTGATGATCTCACCACCACTTTTTTAAAG tTGAACAAGGTTGTTACTGGACCAAGAAGCCCAGGAGTTATTGGTGAACGGGGATCAAGAGAAA ATTCCTCTGCTTCTGAATGGTCACAAAGGGATGACATTCCCTACTGGTTTGATCAGCATAGCTATGACAGTGAAGGGCAAGGATCTCAGGATGGCAATAGATGGTCATCACACCCCCATTCTTCTGTAGCTCAGCTACATGACTCAAAGCCCTTGTACAGAACATCTTCATATCCTGAGCAGCAGCGACAGCTGCAACACCAACTCCAACATTGCTCTAGTGAACCTGTTCCTAACTGGTTTGATCAGCATTTTTATGATAGTGAAAATACTGAGGATGGAAACCGATGGTCATCACATCCACATTCCTCCACTGCCCAATTACAAGAATCAAAGACCTTGTATAGAACATCTTCTTATCCTGACAAGAGACAGGAACTTACTCGGTTTTCTAGTGAACCTATTTTGGCACCAAAATCTTCATTTACTTCGTATCCTCCACCTGGTGGTAGGTCCCAACAGTCTTCCCCAAATCACAGTACAGGTCACTTGAACATTCCTTTTCATGCTGGTGGAGCTCATGTGGCTTTGCCGTCACAAAATCGTTCTCATTATTTCAATTCTGCACTACAGTTGAGTGGATCAAAACATGAGTCACATTTTAGTGGAAATGTGCGGCCATTTACAACTGGCTCCCCACTAAATTATCGAATGCAGAATCCCTGGGTCAACCAATCTGGGTTGTATTCTGGAGATCATCCAAACCTCAGTAGTATGTTGCAGCAACAATTACACCATCAGAGTGGATCATTATCACCTCATCTATTGACCCAATTGCAGCAGCAACAGCAGCATAGACTGCTTCATCCCATTCAGAAATCAGGACGCTACATGTCAGGTTTCCAATCCCATTTATTTAACCCTCAGCTTTGTTCTGGATCATCCATGGTTAGCAAATATGATCATATGCTTGGTCTTGCTGATACCAGAGAACACAGGCCAAAGTCAACAAATAAGGGTAAACAGAGTCATCGTTTTTTGCAACAAGGTTCTGATGCCAGTAGCCAGAAGAATGAAAGTGGTTCAGTACAGTTTAGGTCCAAGTATATGACTAGTGATGAAATTGAGAGTATTCTTAGAATGCAGCAAGCTGTGACTCATTGCAATGATCCCTATCTTGATGACTATTATCACCAAGCTTGTCTTGCTAAAAAAGCTGGGGCTAAGTTGAAACATTCATTTAGCCCAACACAAATAAAGGAACTTCCTCCACGAGCCCGTGCCAATCTGGACTCCCATGGTTTTCTTCAGGTTGATACTTTAGGGAGGGTTTCATTCCTGTCTATTCGTCGACCTCAGGCTCTTCTTGAAGTTGAATCATCAAACTCTTCAACTAGTGGTAGTTCTGAACGTAATATTTCAGAGAAGCCCCTTGAACAGGAGCCTCTGTTTGCAGCCAGAGTCACAATTGAGGATGGTCTTTGTCTTCTTCTTGATGTAGAGGATATTGATCGTTTTCTACAGTGTAATCAACTACAAGATGGTGGGGCTCAATTAAGACGAAGACGGAAGGTCCTTTTGGAAGGACTAGCAACATCTCTCCAACTTGTTGATCCACTGGGAAAGAATGGAAACAAAGTTGGGCTTGGTGCTAAGGATGATGTTGTTTTCTTACGATTAGTATCTATACCCAAAGGTCGTAAACTCATTTCAAAGTATCTTCAGCTACTTGTTTCTGGTAGTGAGCTTATGCGGATAGTCTGCATGACCATCTTTCGTCATTTGAGATTTTTATTTGGTAGTCTACCATCTGAACCTGAAGCTGCCATGACTACAAGTGACCTTTCTAAGATTGTTTGTAAGTGTGTTCAGGGAATGGATCTTGGTGCCCTAGGTGCTTGTCTTGCAGCTGTGGTTTGTTCCTCAGAGCAACCTCCTCTACGTCCCCTTGGAAGCACAGCTGGAGATGGTGCCTCCCTCATTTTAGTATCTGTTCTTGAGAGGGCCACTGAACTTCTTACAGATCCCCATGGTGGTTGCAGCTATATAGCCAATCGTTCATTTTGGCAGGCCTCATTTGACGAATTTTTTGGCCTTCTCACAATGTATTGCATGAATAAGTACCAGAGTATCATGCAATCACTGCTTGTACAAGGGACGCCAAATGTGTCTGTAATTGGATCAGATGCTGCTAAAGCAATTAGTAGGGAAATGCCTGTTGAACTCTTAAGGGTAAGTCTTCCTCACACCAATGACCACCAGAGGAAATTGTTACTAGATTTTGCTCAGCGCTCGGTGCCTGTGGTTGGATTTAACAATTATACCGGGAGCAGTGGTGGTCATGTTAACTCAGAGACTGTGCTAAGTTGA
- the LOC137831937 gene encoding G-type lectin S-receptor-like serine/threonine-protein kinase At1g67520, which translates to MTLFHMFLLFPCLKHAMRHKLQKVLAFMCLCLWWSTCIHVEAANDSLKPGDTLNLDTGPVYSKKGNYYLCFGWLDVGYNQYLFLSDINNNYVVWMSDRNQPVAGDSAVLSLNLSGVLKIEYQRGKPTILYSPPQPINNTKATLLDTGNFVLQQLHPNGTNTLLWQTFDYPMDTLIPTMKLGVNHKTGHHWLLVSSLTKTLVNSGAFSLEWEPVGQELIIRRRGKVCWKSGKLRNNRFENIPEDAQGVLKYSIVSNGDEETFSFTSTNENITHFWSLSDTGRLYYNDKEGYVATADLCYGYNTDGGCQRWQDIPKCRNPGDVFQKKTGYISYQNVSLEGNISYGFSDCKASCWSNCHCSAFRKMYSNGTGCIFFHRISAENYTFDSAGENFYLLENMLTNHKGTKKWIWIGAVAATALLAIFLFTICLAFKKRKFVFQGKKRQRMVMKMLHLATCSRSSAMKDFEVDLKKGNGLKLFNYTSIMAATNEFSTENKLGQGGFGPVYKGILPTGQEIAVKRLSKTSGQGIVEFKNELTLICELQHMNLVQLLGCCIDEEERILIYEYLPNKSLDFYLFDCTRGKLLDWKKRFKIIEGISQGLLYLHKYSRLKIIHRDLKASNILLDENMSPKISDFGMARIFTQESVANTNRIVGTHGYMSPEYMMEGVFSPKSDVYSFGVLLLEIVSGRRSLGCYGADRPLNLIGHTWELWKDGASSELVDPSINESFDSDEVQRCIHIGLLCVQHYADDRPTMSNIVSMLTNKSEIVPLPERPAFYVGRKIIHDELSSKGFCTESTIEITTSTIDMTDS; encoded by the exons ATGACCCTCTTTCACATGTT CTTATTATTTCCATGTTTGAAGCATGCTATGAGGCATAAGCTACAGAAGGTGCTTGCTTTCATGTGCTTGTGCTTGTGGTGGAGTACTTGCATTCATGTTGAAGCAGCAAATGACAGTTTAAAGCCTGGTGATACATTGAACTTAGATACAGGACCAGTATATTCAAAAAAGGGCAACTATTATCTATGTTTTGGTTGGCTTGATGTTGGTTACAACCAGTATTTGTTTTTATcagatataaataataattatgtagTTTGGATGAGTGATAGAAACCAACCTGTTGCCGGGGATTCTGCAGTTCTGTCACTTAACCTCTCAGGTGTGCTGAAAATTGAATATCAACGTGGGAAGCCAACAATCCTGtattctccacctcaacctatCAACAACACTAAGGCCACCTTGTTGGACACAGGCAATTTTGTCCTTCAACAACTTCACCCCAATGGGACAAACACTCTCTTGTGGCAGACTTTTGATTATCCCATGGACACTTTGATCCCCACCATGAAGTTAGGTGTTAATCACAAAACAGGCCATCATTGGTTACTGGTTTCATCTTTGACCAAAACACTTGTCAATTCTGGTGCCTTTAGCCTTGAATGGGAACCTGTGGGACAAGAATTGATCATAAGGAGACGGGGAAAAGTTTGTTGGAAAAGTGGGAAACTGAGGAACAATAGATTTGAGAACATTCCAGAAGATGCACAAGGCGTGTTGAAGTACAGTATAGTGTCGAATGGGGATGAAGAGACCTTCTCTTTCACATCTACAAATGAAAACATTACACATTTCTGGTCCTTATCGGATACTGGGCGGTTATATTACAATGACAAAGAGGGTTATGTTGCAACGGCTGATCTGTGTTATGGGTACAACACAGATGGAGGGTGCCAAAGATGGCAGGATATACCCAAGTGTAGGAATCCTGGTGATGTGTTCCAGAAAAAGACTGGTTACATCAGTTATCAGAATGTAAGTCTTGAAGGAAATATAAGTTATGGTTTCAGTGATTGTAAGGCCAGTTGCTGGAGCAATTGTCATTGCAGTGCATTCAGAAAAATGTATTCTAATGGAACTGGATGCATATTCTTTCACCGGATTTCCGCGGAAAATTATACTTTTGATAGTGCTGGTGAAAACTTTTACTTGCTGGAGAACATGTTAACTAATCATAAGG GTACAAAAAAGTGGATATGGATAGGTGCAGTAGCAGCAACTGCTCTACTTGCAATTTTCCTATTCACTATTTGCCTAGCCTTCAAGAAACGAAAATTCGTGTTTCAAG GGAAAAAAAGGCAAAGGATGGTGATGAAGATGCTACATTTGGCAACTTGTAGTCGGTCATCTGCAATGAAAGATTTTGAAGTTGATTTGAAAAAGGGAAATGGCCTAAAACTGTTTAATTATACATCAATTATGGCAGCAACAAATGAATTTTCAACTGAGAATAAGTTAGGACAAGGAGGCTTTGGACCCGTTTATAAG GGAATTCTTCCAACCGGCCAAGAGATTGCTGTAAAAAGACTTTCAAAAACATCTGGACAAGGAATTGTGGAGTTTAAGAATGAACTAACACTAATATGTGAACTTCAGCATATGAATCTTGTGCAACTACTTGGTTGTTGCATTGACGAAGAAGAGAGAATTCTAATTTATGAGTATCTGCCAAATAAAAGTTTGGATTTCTATCTATTCG ATTGTACAAGAGGCAAATTACTAGATTGGAAGAAGCGGTTCAAAATAATAGAAGGAATTTCTCAAGGATTACTCTATCTTCATAAGTACTCAAGACTCAAAATCATCCATAGGGACTTGAAAGCTAGCAATATTCTTTTAGATGAAAATATGAGTCCAAAAATATCAGATTTTGGGATGGCAAGAATATTCACACAAGAATCAGTCGCAAATACCAACAGAATTGTTGGGACACA TGGTTACATGTCTCCAGAATATATGATGGAAGGAGTTTTCTCTCCAAAGTCTGACGTTTATAGTTTTGGAGTGTTGCTACTTGAAATTGTTAGTGGAAGAAGAAGCCTTGGTTGCTATGGTGCTGATCGCCCATTAAATTTGATAGGACAT ACATGGGAGTTATGGAAAGATGGTGCATCTTCAGAGTTAGTGGATCCATCAATAAACGAGTCATTTGATTCTGATGAAGTACAAAGATGCATTCATATTGGTCTCTTGTGTGTACAACATTATGCAGATGATCGACCAACCATGTCTAACATCGTATCAATGTTGACAAACAAAAGTGAAATAGTTCCCTTACCTGAAAGACCAGCATTCTACGTTGGAAGAAAGATCATTCATGATGAATTATCTTCAAAGGGGTTTTGTACTGAGTCTACAATAGAAATTACAACATCTACAATCGATATGACTGATTCCTAA